A single genomic interval of Desulfovibrio intestinalis harbors:
- a CDS encoding ABC transporter permease — MPAHTDKSSSDTAAATVPSGPAFTFRRMAGLDQALLSTDAEWQNLGKLDPKLWMALSCPIHGLEFDAQTLALLDVDNDKRIRAKEILDAVAWLCQRVSHPSQLRERRAELPLALLREDTPEGASLLAAARLVLDKTDAADRTQIDRHQTAIALNAAAGYAFNGDGIVPSTSVEAQDASGEAVRHFILTGLKVVGGMRDDSGTPGLDAALAARFREVLHEVLQWRQKTHEAELPLGRDTDEAWSLMQRLGPKIDDYFARCRMAAFAPQTLPALNEENEIGLQESAEAGLFSMEHLGRRPLARIAAGQPLDLQAGINPAWEKDMRAFRRLFEAVLPLTKDGQSSEDAACSLDEDTWHAIQNRFTPYATLLAQKPDFSRAPEDATPFNASGQPPLALAPADDPLGRAFLPLNPEEVVDKLSDADLDALLSTDTEEAFDFYVKRDLAAPRMDAMRDLEKLILLHANLYTLLMNFVSFADFYKPGNKAIFLAGTLYLDSRSCSLCVHVDAVDAHVRLATQSHLCLLYCLCVRKGSNGEEQTATIAAALTAGTADDLIEGRHGIFVDNAGQVWDSTLLRIVRNPITLREAMWAPYIRFANLVGEQLHKLVAAKDTAIADASSKLAGSVTEGKPEAPAKAPPAKQPFDIAKSAGIFAAVSVGISMVSASFTYIAKSLFSLGWWWPMALLCVFIVISGPSMVVAWFKLRRRSLGPLLDASGWAVNTGAPINFTMGGTLTAVGEMPPGAQRSLDDPYGLPARLGHSRTRRIAVSILALLLLAAAGLGGYWAWKGEAPSWIKFWQSATSVTSTSGGKGVEKSGQSNAAKPASPEAPGKAADKAQQGKDTTANSPAKEASPSEAKQKTGDQSQDSKNADDKGSASTTDVQSKAGAAQAPSSEAAPTPKPASILEALVPGAGSAPAPSAAQP, encoded by the coding sequence ATGCCCGCACACACTGACAAATCTTCCTCAGATACAGCAGCTGCCACAGTCCCTTCCGGCCCCGCATTTACCTTTCGCCGCATGGCCGGCCTTGATCAGGCTCTTTTGTCCACCGATGCGGAATGGCAAAATCTGGGCAAACTTGATCCCAAGCTCTGGATGGCTCTGAGCTGCCCCATACACGGGCTTGAGTTTGATGCTCAAACCCTGGCCCTGCTGGATGTTGATAACGACAAACGCATACGCGCCAAAGAAATTCTGGATGCCGTGGCCTGGCTTTGCCAGCGTGTAAGCCACCCCTCGCAGCTCAGGGAGCGCCGCGCAGAGCTTCCTTTGGCCTTGCTGCGCGAAGACACGCCCGAAGGAGCAAGTCTTTTGGCCGCAGCCCGGCTGGTGCTGGACAAGACCGATGCCGCCGACAGAACGCAGATCGACCGCCACCAAACGGCGATAGCACTCAATGCTGCAGCCGGATACGCCTTCAATGGCGACGGCATAGTGCCTTCCACCTCGGTAGAGGCGCAGGATGCATCTGGTGAGGCGGTTCGCCACTTTATTCTCACAGGCCTCAAAGTTGTGGGCGGCATGCGTGACGATTCTGGCACGCCGGGTCTCGACGCCGCTCTTGCCGCACGGTTTCGTGAAGTGCTGCATGAGGTTCTTCAGTGGCGGCAAAAAACGCACGAAGCAGAACTGCCCCTGGGCCGCGACACTGACGAGGCCTGGAGCCTCATGCAGCGGCTCGGCCCCAAGATTGATGACTATTTCGCCCGTTGCCGCATGGCGGCTTTTGCACCGCAAACCCTGCCCGCACTCAATGAAGAAAATGAGATTGGCCTGCAAGAAAGCGCCGAGGCCGGGCTCTTTTCAATGGAGCACCTCGGCCGCCGCCCGCTGGCCAGAATTGCCGCCGGGCAGCCTCTTGACCTGCAAGCAGGCATCAACCCCGCGTGGGAAAAGGATATGCGCGCCTTTCGGCGTCTTTTCGAGGCTGTGCTGCCACTGACCAAGGACGGCCAGAGCAGTGAAGACGCTGCCTGCTCCCTTGATGAAGACACATGGCACGCCATTCAAAACCGCTTTACCCCCTATGCCACGCTGCTGGCGCAAAAACCAGACTTTTCCCGAGCGCCGGAAGACGCCACGCCGTTCAATGCGTCAGGGCAGCCGCCTCTTGCGCTGGCCCCCGCTGACGACCCTCTTGGCAGAGCCTTTTTGCCCCTGAACCCAGAAGAAGTGGTAGACAAACTTTCGGATGCAGATCTGGACGCGCTGCTCTCCACTGACACTGAAGAAGCTTTTGATTTTTATGTTAAGCGCGACCTGGCCGCCCCCCGTATGGACGCCATGCGCGATCTGGAAAAGCTTATTCTGCTGCACGCCAATCTATACACCCTGCTCATGAACTTTGTTTCCTTTGCCGACTTTTACAAACCCGGCAACAAGGCCATTTTTCTGGCGGGCACCCTTTACTTGGACAGCCGTTCCTGCTCGCTCTGCGTGCACGTTGATGCTGTGGACGCCCATGTGCGCCTTGCCACGCAAAGCCACCTGTGCCTGCTCTACTGCCTGTGCGTCCGCAAAGGCTCCAACGGCGAGGAGCAGACTGCCACCATCGCTGCGGCCCTTACCGCAGGCACAGCCGATGATCTTATTGAAGGCCGCCACGGTATTTTTGTAGATAACGCCGGGCAGGTCTGGGACAGCACCCTGCTGCGTATCGTACGAAATCCCATCACTCTGCGCGAGGCCATGTGGGCCCCCTATATCCGTTTCGCCAACCTCGTGGGCGAGCAGCTGCACAAGCTGGTAGCCGCCAAGGATACGGCCATTGCCGATGCGTCTTCAAAGCTGGCCGGGTCCGTAACCGAGGGAAAACCAGAGGCTCCGGCCAAAGCCCCGCCCGCAAAACAGCCTTTTGACATTGCCAAGAGTGCAGGCATTTTTGCTGCCGTTAGCGTGGGCATAAGCATGGTCAGCGCGTCATTCACCTATATTGCCAAATCCCTGTTCTCGCTGGGCTGGTGGTGGCCTATGGCGTTGTTGTGTGTGTTCATTGTCATCTCCGGCCCTTCGATGGTGGTTGCGTGGTTCAAACTGCGCCGTCGCAGCCTGGGCCCGTTGCTGGACGCCTCTGGCTGGGCCGTCAACACGGGTGCGCCCATCAACTTCACTATGGGCGGCACGCTCACCGCTGTGGGTGAAATGCCCCCCGGCGCGCAACGCTCGCTGGACGATCCCTATGGTCTGCCTGCCCGCCTTGGTCATTCCCGTACACGCCGTATCGCCGTCAGCATTCTGGCCCTGCTGCTTCTGGCAGCTGCTGGTCTTGGCGGCTACTGGGCATGGAAAGGAGAAGCCCCCTCATGGATAAAATTTTGGCAAAGTGCTACATCTGTTACCAGCACCAGCGGCGGTAAAGGCGTAGAAAAAAGCGGGCAGTCCAACGCTGCCAAGCCAGCGTCGCCGGAAGCCCCGGGCAAAGCCGCCGACAAGGCACAGCAAGGCAAAGACACTACCGCCAACTCTCCCGCCAAAGAGGCTTCGCCCTCCGAGGCGAAGCAAAAAACTGGCGATCAGAGCCAAGACAGCAAAAACGCAGACGACAAGGGTTCCGCCAGTACTACCGACGTCCAGTCCAAGGCAGGCGCGGCTCAAGCGCCCTCTTC
- a CDS encoding helix-turn-helix domain-containing protein, translating to MQILPGLNTAIAKTVRNVRMKSGLSQEQFADFAGLSRVYIAQLETGERGASLNALILIARSVRMTGSELVMLIEEELKNFSR from the coding sequence ATGCAGATTTTACCTGGGCTGAATACAGCCATTGCCAAGACTGTACGTAATGTACGCATGAAAAGTGGGCTGTCACAAGAACAGTTTGCTGACTTTGCTGGCTTGTCTCGCGTTTATATCGCACAGTTGGAAACTGGGGAGCGTGGGGCGTCGCTCAACGCGCTTATTCTTATTGCCCGCTCGGTGCGCATGACGGGTTCAGAACTTGTCATGCTCATTGAAGAAGAACTTAAAAATTTTTCTCGTTGA
- a CDS encoding elongation factor G — MPTPLEMQRTFALVGTGGCGKTSLAEMLLFNAGAVTRMGAVEDGTTNLDYEPEEIRRRGSIQPACATYVWNKNRHFLMDVPGDGNFTGDMECLLKGVDSVVFVLDAVDGVRPLAKKFWSIVRQASLPAIIVINKLDRDRADFQMTFDSISALGIKPVALQLPIRQGEKFLGVADVLSGKAHMFKGDGDSVEAEIPAGLTDDVSLLRELTVENIAESDEVLMEKYLEEGSLSLEDLHYGLRSGVVKGELIPVLTCSALENKGGQALLAAIEALLPSPLDRPAFEGEGEAKRSPDPDGPVACFVFKTLADPFAGQLSLLRVLSGTINGDVNLKNMRNEENERLGNLLYLTGKNQTPCKEPVGPGAIVAVAKLKNTRTGDTLCDEKAPFVLPMPQLPPQLITYALAPKEKGEEDKVYAAMQRLLDEDITLKLGRDEENGDILLSGMGQLHIELSVEKAKRRFKVDIVLKTPKVPYRETIRGKCQVQGRHKKQSGGRGQFGDCWIEMEGLPRGSGYQFEDAIVGGVVPRQYIPAIDKGVQEAAARGFLAGCQVVDFRVKVYDGSYHTVDSSEMAFKVAGSLAFKKAMETLKAVLLEPIVLLTVSVPDESMGDVIGDLSSRRGKVLGSDSQGGSTEIKAHVPMSEVLRYAPDLRSMTGGQGFFTMEFAHYEEAPQPVAEKVVAEYQAARASD; from the coding sequence ATGCCTACCCCACTGGAAATGCAACGTACCTTTGCACTCGTCGGCACTGGCGGTTGCGGCAAAACCTCTCTGGCCGAGATGTTGCTGTTCAACGCTGGAGCTGTCACACGCATGGGCGCCGTTGAAGACGGCACCACAAATCTTGACTATGAGCCTGAAGAAATCCGTCGCCGCGGTTCAATACAGCCCGCATGCGCCACCTATGTGTGGAACAAGAACCGCCATTTCCTGATGGATGTTCCTGGTGACGGCAACTTTACCGGTGATATGGAATGCCTGCTCAAAGGCGTGGACAGCGTGGTTTTCGTGCTGGACGCAGTGGACGGCGTGCGCCCCCTGGCAAAAAAATTCTGGAGTATCGTGCGCCAGGCCTCGCTGCCTGCCATAATCGTCATTAACAAGCTTGACCGTGACCGCGCCGATTTTCAGATGACCTTTGACAGCATTTCAGCTCTGGGCATCAAGCCTGTAGCCTTGCAGCTGCCTATTCGCCAGGGTGAAAAATTTCTGGGCGTGGCCGATGTGCTTTCCGGCAAGGCCCACATGTTCAAGGGTGACGGTGATTCCGTAGAAGCTGAAATTCCCGCTGGCCTGACCGACGATGTCAGTCTTCTGCGTGAACTTACGGTAGAAAACATCGCAGAAAGCGATGAAGTCCTTATGGAAAAATATCTGGAAGAAGGCAGCCTGTCTCTGGAAGACCTGCACTACGGCCTGCGTTCAGGCGTGGTCAAAGGCGAACTGATTCCCGTGCTGACCTGCTCTGCTCTTGAAAACAAGGGCGGGCAGGCCCTGCTGGCCGCCATTGAAGCCCTGCTGCCGTCTCCGCTGGACCGCCCCGCCTTTGAGGGCGAAGGCGAGGCCAAGCGTTCTCCCGATCCTGACGGCCCGGTGGCCTGCTTTGTTTTCAAGACACTGGCCGACCCCTTTGCCGGACAATTGTCTCTTCTGCGGGTTCTTTCGGGCACCATCAATGGCGATGTGAACCTCAAGAACATGCGTAATGAAGAGAATGAACGCCTGGGCAACCTGCTTTATCTGACGGGCAAAAACCAGACGCCTTGCAAGGAGCCTGTGGGCCCCGGCGCCATCGTAGCCGTGGCCAAGCTGAAAAATACCCGTACTGGCGACACGTTGTGCGACGAAAAGGCTCCCTTTGTCCTGCCCATGCCGCAACTGCCGCCCCAGCTCATCACCTACGCGCTGGCTCCCAAGGAAAAAGGCGAAGAAGACAAGGTCTACGCAGCCATGCAACGCCTGCTGGACGAAGACATCACCCTGAAACTTGGCCGGGACGAAGAAAATGGCGATATCCTGCTTTCAGGCATGGGGCAGCTGCATATCGAACTTTCCGTTGAAAAGGCCAAACGCCGCTTCAAGGTAGATATTGTACTCAAAACTCCCAAGGTTCCTTACCGTGAAACCATACGCGGCAAATGCCAGGTGCAGGGCCGCCACAAAAAACAATCCGGCGGTCGCGGCCAGTTTGGCGACTGCTGGATCGAGATGGAAGGTCTGCCGCGTGGTTCGGGTTATCAGTTTGAAGACGCCATTGTGGGCGGCGTTGTACCCCGCCAGTATATTCCCGCCATCGACAAGGGTGTTCAGGAAGCAGCCGCGCGCGGTTTTCTGGCTGGCTGCCAGGTAGTGGATTTTCGTGTGAAAGTTTATGACGGCAGCTACCACACGGTGGACTCTTCTGAAATGGCCTTTAAGGTTGCTGGCTCTCTGGCGTTCAAAAAGGCTATGGAAACCCTTAAGGCTGTGCTGCTGGAACCCATTGTTCTACTGACGGTTTCAGTGCCGGACGAAAGCATGGGCGACGTTATTGGTGACCTTTCTTCCCGCAGAGGCAAGGTGCTTGGCTCCGACTCGCAAGGCGGCAGCACCGAAATCAAGGCCCACGTTCCCATGAGCGAAGTGCTGCGCTACGCGCCTGACCTGCGTTCTATGACTGGCGGGCAGGGCTTTTTCACTATGGAGTTTGCCCATTATGAAGAAGCGCCGCAGCCTGTGGCAGAAAAGGTAGTGGCCGAGTACCAGGCGGCAAGAGCAAGCGACTAG
- a CDS encoding translation initiation factor IF-2, with protein MPWEWIAAGVVLLVVIVFCVRLMKSGLTTLEDERARCDERIRTMEEQVRQDQKNMPSSEHLHIALAGLRDMLRLADYPSGFWLEAAKESNGAAREKTLVLHTPDGDWRISLSMRERQLRAVHKVAHGQGRWHLYGSEVHEEYADLPRLMCALHNHLRRRSGISSGPGLHTPGVLDLPESSGLEGGNTAANLPQSVPPEKEHLARRFSRSRAQSVTARKKSPPPPPLKLGSR; from the coding sequence ATGCCCTGGGAATGGATCGCGGCAGGCGTAGTGCTGTTGGTAGTCATAGTGTTTTGCGTACGCCTTATGAAGAGCGGCCTTACCACGCTGGAGGACGAACGCGCCCGGTGTGACGAGCGCATTCGCACTATGGAAGAGCAGGTTCGCCAGGATCAAAAAAATATGCCTTCCAGCGAGCACCTGCACATTGCCCTGGCAGGCCTGCGCGATATGTTGCGTCTGGCAGACTATCCTTCTGGATTTTGGCTTGAAGCGGCGAAAGAAAGTAATGGTGCGGCCAGAGAAAAGACCCTGGTGCTGCACACGCCCGACGGCGATTGGCGTATAAGCCTGAGCATGCGCGAACGTCAGTTGCGTGCCGTGCACAAGGTGGCCCACGGCCAGGGCCGCTGGCATTTGTACGGCTCTGAAGTCCATGAAGAATATGCAGATCTGCCCCGGCTCATGTGTGCGCTGCACAATCATTTGCGGAGGCGCAGCGGAATTTCTTCTGGCCCGGGGTTGCATACGCCGGGAGTATTGGACTTGCCCGAGTCCTCCGGTCTGGAAGGCGGCAATACCGCAGCGAATTTGCCGCAAAGTGTGCCGCCGGAAAAAGAGCACCTTGCCCGGAGATTTTCCCGATCTCGTGCCCAAAGCGTCACTGCCCGCAAAAAAAGCCCTCCACCCCCGCCACTCAAGCTCGGTAGCCGTTAG
- a CDS encoding GNAT family N-acetyltransferase — protein sequence MTVIRFATPADSRKLLKIYAQYMTTPITFECVLPSEQEFSERITHISGSYPYLVCEEDGQITGYAYAHRHMEREAYQWNAELSVYLDMDATSKGLGKRLYGVLMSILALQEIRNVYGCVTLPNARSEALHKSLGFRTVGVYSNAGYKNGKWHDVGWFEKSIATYDSPPNPFVSINNLPKESLLKIMTNAL from the coding sequence ATGACGGTCATAAGATTTGCCACACCCGCAGACAGTCGTAAACTTTTAAAAATTTATGCACAGTACATGACAACGCCCATCACTTTTGAATGCGTGCTGCCGTCTGAACAGGAGTTTTCAGAGCGTATTACGCACATTTCCGGCTCGTACCCCTACCTTGTATGTGAAGAAGACGGCCAGATTACCGGATATGCCTATGCCCACAGGCATATGGAGCGTGAAGCATACCAGTGGAACGCCGAACTTTCGGTCTATCTGGATATGGATGCCACTTCAAAAGGATTGGGCAAACGTTTGTACGGCGTGCTCATGAGCATTCTTGCATTGCAGGAAATCAGAAACGTATACGGCTGCGTAACCTTGCCCAATGCCAGAAGCGAGGCTTTGCACAAATCATTGGGGTTCCGCACAGTCGGCGTCTACAGCAATGCCGGATACAAAAACGGTAAATGGCACGACGTCGGCTGGTTTGAAAAATCTATTGCCACCTACGATTCTCCTCCAAATCCTTTTGTATCCATAAACAACCTGCCAAAGGAAAGTCTGCTAAAAATCATGACAAACGCGCTGTAA
- a CDS encoding helix-turn-helix transcriptional regulator, whose product MKHNPDTAAFAASEVYRMTGTTPLALKPGLALQFAHVPAAVRCQSKFAIEHSPVIFGFMLAGLNCCRYVDGALRRTQCVHTGGSNRITYLPETSGILDCKGGMQRLSILVAPEFIEEYLELEQAKLPKGLADALAGKKSAFQWTGRQCPQKMRIVADVLGAAYAGPLRKMQLEARTLELIGMQLSEYLSPASPLPVPKLAASDVTRIRDAREILLQDMENPPSINQLSKMAGINEKKLKYGFKLVFGMPIFEYFRSYRLEMARDLLASGIMSVTEVGMQIGYQSLSHFSEEFRKKFGMTPKKFQNGGKQ is encoded by the coding sequence ATGAAGCATAATCCAGATACAGCGGCTTTTGCCGCTTCAGAAGTGTACCGGATGACGGGCACCACTCCTCTGGCGCTCAAGCCGGGGCTGGCGCTGCAATTTGCTCATGTGCCTGCGGCGGTGCGTTGCCAGTCGAAGTTTGCCATTGAACACTCGCCCGTAATTTTCGGCTTCATGCTGGCGGGCTTGAACTGCTGCCGCTATGTGGACGGAGCGCTCAGGCGCACCCAGTGCGTACATACAGGCGGCAGCAACCGCATCACCTACTTGCCGGAAACCAGCGGCATACTGGACTGCAAGGGCGGCATGCAGCGACTGAGCATCCTGGTTGCGCCCGAATTTATTGAAGAATATCTGGAGCTGGAACAGGCAAAACTGCCCAAGGGCCTGGCAGACGCCCTGGCTGGCAAAAAATCGGCCTTTCAGTGGACGGGCAGGCAATGCCCGCAAAAAATGCGCATCGTAGCTGACGTTCTGGGGGCTGCGTACGCCGGGCCGCTGCGCAAAATGCAACTGGAGGCGCGCACCCTTGAGCTCATCGGCATGCAGCTTTCAGAATATCTTTCTCCTGCTTCGCCCCTGCCCGTGCCCAAACTTGCTGCGTCGGACGTGACCCGCATCAGAGATGCAAGAGAAATTCTGCTTCAGGATATGGAAAATCCACCATCCATTAACCAACTATCTAAAATGGCAGGGATAAACGAAAAGAAACTGAAGTACGGCTTCAAGCTGGTTTTTGGCATGCCAATATTTGAGTATTTTAGAAGTTATCGGCTGGAAATGGCGCGGGATCTGCTGGCATCGGGCATAATGAGCGTCACGGAAGTGGGCATGCAAATCGGCTATCAAAGCCTGAGCCATTTTAGTGAGGAATTCAGAAAGAAATTCGGGATGACGCCCAAGAAATTTCAGAACGGAGGAAAGCAGTAA
- a CDS encoding TonB-dependent receptor: MKSTFNFNKQAGLSTMRYFTLYIAALALCLGVTSVTAVPIASAESTPKASDYTLDTVTVTATKREQKVKEIATSISTATDIDLENSAAQTLKDATRLFPNVHMKSTSSGNEIVIRGFSTWDTALQSPAGLYVDEIPYPLSYMQNLYLMDMERAEVLRGPQGTLFGQNSESGVVNLVRKVPGNDVRAHIFTEGGTYNTYRLGASVSTPILEDKAYFSGSFLRHQSDGYVDNLYKDSTRAARNDATSGRGMLRLTPTEKVDLRFSVDASRQDVGVGTMRMYTGPYRSDRWEVRSNAADSSSATFTLPALVASYTGDAAKLTSITSYMAYNYDMKSDIDRTPLPTGVSDMKIDQRNFTQELRLASVGKSRLSWVTGAFVGASRTKTDMDRLMQRAAATSYLHTDYTSDTQALFGQGTWSIVEGLRLTVGLRAENTRLNGEQSYNTLAVRRHYTKDVTFTELLPMASLSWDATSNITPYISWSQGYLPGGFNIFSASNRGNFYYEPEYSTNYETGLKTHWLNDKLLANVSAFYSTIRDKQVREEDPTGGVGTWKFTNSAQAHSSGFEAELKAYPLAGLELRGGVGYARSIIDDWTTTVNGVKKDFSGKRLPWAPDLTYNIGVGYTHETGLFAQVDLFGAGKQYFDAENNLSDPGYQTINAQVGYHGDNWDVSLWGKNIMDARYATKKLASSGQTIVEDGAPMTFGVTVGWRF; this comes from the coding sequence TTGAAAAGTACATTCAATTTCAACAAGCAGGCAGGATTATCAACCATGCGCTACTTTACCCTGTATATTGCAGCCCTTGCGCTGTGCCTGGGTGTAACGTCGGTAACAGCGGTGCCGATAGCATCAGCCGAATCAACACCAAAAGCTTCTGATTACACGCTGGATACCGTCACCGTTACGGCCACCAAGCGGGAGCAGAAGGTCAAGGAGATTGCCACAAGCATTTCAACAGCCACGGATATTGATCTGGAAAACAGCGCAGCCCAAACGCTGAAAGACGCGACCCGTCTTTTCCCCAACGTGCACATGAAAAGCACCAGCTCGGGCAATGAAATTGTTATCCGCGGGTTTTCCACCTGGGACACGGCCCTGCAATCGCCCGCCGGGCTGTATGTGGATGAAATTCCTTATCCGCTTTCCTACATGCAGAATCTTTATCTTATGGATATGGAGCGCGCTGAAGTTCTGCGCGGCCCACAGGGAACCCTGTTCGGGCAGAACAGTGAGTCCGGTGTGGTCAACCTGGTGCGAAAGGTGCCCGGCAACGACGTTAGGGCGCATATTTTTACAGAAGGGGGCACATACAACACCTATCGGCTGGGGGCGTCCGTCTCAACGCCGATTCTTGAAGACAAAGCCTATTTTTCCGGCAGTTTTTTACGCCATCAAAGTGATGGCTATGTGGACAATCTGTACAAGGACAGCACCCGCGCTGCCAGAAATGACGCCACTTCCGGGCGCGGCATGCTGCGCCTGACCCCCACGGAAAAAGTGGACCTGCGTTTTTCAGTGGATGCCTCCCGTCAGGATGTTGGCGTGGGCACCATGCGGATGTATACTGGCCCCTACCGGTCTGACAGGTGGGAGGTGCGCTCCAACGCCGCCGACTCGTCTTCCGCAACGTTCACCTTGCCAGCGCTGGTAGCCAGCTACACGGGCGATGCGGCCAAGCTTACATCCATAACAAGCTATATGGCCTATAACTACGATATGAAAAGCGACATCGACCGAACCCCGCTTCCCACTGGGGTTTCAGACATGAAGATTGACCAGCGCAATTTTACTCAGGAACTGCGGCTGGCCTCGGTGGGCAAGTCCCGTCTTTCGTGGGTGACGGGCGCGTTCGTTGGAGCTTCAAGAACAAAAACAGACATGGACCGCCTGATGCAGCGTGCCGCGGCAACCTCGTACCTGCATACGGACTACACCAGCGACACGCAGGCGCTCTTTGGGCAGGGCACATGGTCCATTGTGGAAGGCCTGCGGCTGACCGTGGGCCTGCGTGCAGAAAACACGCGCCTTAACGGCGAACAGTCATACAATACCCTGGCCGTGCGCCGCCACTACACCAAGGATGTAACCTTTACGGAATTGTTGCCTATGGCTTCACTTTCGTGGGATGCCACAAGCAATATAACTCCGTATATTTCCTGGTCGCAGGGGTATCTGCCCGGCGGATTCAACATCTTTTCCGCCAGCAACCGGGGCAATTTTTATTATGAGCCGGAATACAGCACCAACTATGAAACAGGATTGAAAACGCATTGGCTCAACGACAAGCTGCTGGCCAATGTGTCTGCTTTTTACTCCACAATCCGCGACAAGCAGGTGCGTGAAGAAGATCCCACGGGCGGCGTGGGCACCTGGAAGTTCACCAACTCCGCACAGGCGCATTCGTCTGGGTTTGAGGCCGAGTTGAAGGCGTATCCGCTTGCGGGCCTGGAACTGCGCGGCGGCGTAGGGTATGCCCGCTCGATCATTGACGACTGGACCACAACAGTTAACGGCGTGAAGAAAGACTTCAGCGGTAAGCGTCTGCCCTGGGCACCTGACCTGACCTACAACATAGGTGTTGGCTATACGCACGAAACGGGTCTGTTTGCGCAGGTGGATCTGTTTGGCGCAGGCAAGCAGTATTTTGACGCTGAAAACAACCTCAGCGATCCCGGCTATCAGACCATTAACGCGCAGGTGGGCTACCACGGCGACAACTGGGATGTCTCGCTGTGGGGCAAAAATATTATGGATGCCCGCTATGCCACCAAAAAGCTGGCCAGCAGCGGCCAGACCATTGTGGAAGACGGCGCGCCTATGACCTTTGGCGTCACTGTAGGCTGGAGATTCTAG
- a CDS encoding class I SAM-dependent methyltransferase yields MTTHQENFLGELPFGSLSDWLVAPVRMALLNLTLQLELPDILANAHSLPGIAACLEKNCGRPADESRLASLMDGMAAAGLACKKDGTYSNSHFAQEYLRKGSPVFLGDLVASLTGMQHRNLACLRERLFAGESDAAAGEVKPETKLRDEGHWKRSLAGLAAYQKAGAADALARLVTELPGAEQFSSMLDLGCGPGITALRAAALLPKLHVTLCDFSVVLDTARAEAEASGMAGRIGLRHGDFNTVELGHGYDLVWACQSLYYATDLHAFLTRVCAALRPGGLFVSVHEGVREGVSPAVLVLSRLSLAMEGQDVSLRHGQMATAAASAGLERIRVQSIPMLFGEADMEVFQKPYAVSKDGGA; encoded by the coding sequence ATGACCACCCACCAAGAAAACTTTTTGGGCGAACTGCCTTTCGGCTCTTTGTCTGACTGGCTGGTAGCCCCGGTGCGCATGGCTCTGCTCAACCTGACTCTGCAACTGGAACTGCCTGACATATTGGCAAATGCTCACAGCCTGCCCGGCATTGCCGCTTGTCTGGAAAAAAACTGCGGCCGCCCGGCAGACGAATCCCGCTTGGCAAGTCTTATGGACGGCATGGCCGCTGCTGGTCTGGCCTGCAAAAAAGACGGCACATACAGCAACAGCCATTTTGCCCAAGAATATTTGCGCAAGGGATCACCTGTTTTTCTGGGTGATCTGGTCGCTTCGCTGACGGGCATGCAGCACCGCAATTTGGCTTGCCTGCGCGAACGGCTTTTTGCCGGGGAATCTGATGCAGCGGCAGGCGAGGTAAAACCGGAAACCAAGCTGCGCGACGAGGGCCACTGGAAACGCTCACTGGCTGGTCTTGCCGCCTATCAAAAAGCAGGTGCGGCGGATGCTCTGGCCCGGCTGGTTACTGAGCTGCCCGGCGCGGAACAGTTTTCGTCCATGCTGGATCTGGGCTGCGGGCCGGGGATCACGGCCTTGCGGGCAGCGGCGCTTTTGCCAAAACTGCATGTAACTCTTTGCGATTTTTCTGTGGTGCTGGACACGGCCAGAGCCGAGGCTGAAGCCAGTGGTATGGCCGGGCGCATAGGGCTACGCCACGGTGATTTCAATACGGTTGAGCTGGGGCACGGTTACGATCTCGTATGGGCCTGCCAAAGCTTGTACTACGCTACGGATCTGCACGCGTTTTTAACGCGGGTGTGCGCTGCGCTGCGCCCCGGCGGGCTGTTTGTAAGCGTGCATGAGGGCGTGCGCGAGGGGGTATCTCCGGCGGTGTTGGTTCTTTCGCGCCTTTCGTTAGCTATGGAAGGGCAGGATGTGTCTTTAAGGCACGGGCAAATGGCTACAGCCGCAGCCTCGGCAGGGCTGGAACGCATCCGTGTGCAGTCCATTCCCATGCTGTTTGGCGAAGCGGATATGGAAGTGTTTCAAAAGCCCTATGCGGTCAGCAAGGACGGTGGCGCATGA